The sequence TTCGCTATAAAGATCACATCTCCAGTGATTACTGGTAAAATCTATCTTTTTTAAAAGATCAATATCCTTACAAATATTATTGATTTCTTCATTTTAATATAATTTTGGTGAAGCCTAGAGCGAAAGTCGCGTTAGCGAGCCCAAAGCGTAACGCCAACTCGAAAGTTAGCTAGAACGGTCTCCGACTACGGTGAGAATTCGCTTCCTTCGAAAGCACGCATGAATTGAATCACAGCGGGATCGGAAGCAGGAGTAGAGTAACTCATACCGGTATCGTGAATCAATCTTTCAATATGTGCGATCCAGCGTTTAAGAAACTCTGAAGGCTGGCAATGATCAGCTGATGCCGCGAACCAATACTGACGCCGCTTATAATTCAAAGGCTCACCCGTATTATCACAAAAACATTGTTTACCTTTACCATTTTCGAACTCTCCAAAATGACATGCTTCTTTCTTGAGCACGTCATACCGAGTAAAATTGTCAACTTGCAGAATTCCATTCGGCATTAAGAAACTAGCGCCTTCAGAGAACACAATTTTGCCTCCGGCAAAGGCGAGTCGCGAATAGGATGGAAGGCTTCCGGGCCACAGAGTTGCAGTTGCGGAGAAATTATCATTTCGGATGATCAGAGCGATTAGCCGATCCGGTTTCGTATGCCTATTACGATATTCTGTATCACCACGATCGTGCGTCTGCATAAACGTACTCATTCGTGTTGATTCGTGAGTGTTAAAATAAGCGATCCTTAGAGTTTCTAATGATGATCCACAGGATAGGCATAAAGAAAAAGTAACGAGTAGCAAAGTAAATTTCATAATGGCGATCATTGCAGCTAACGAAGGAGGGTTGGCGACGTTTTGCGAGTGTGTAGCACTTGACGCGAGCTTGCTTTGCAAGCGAAGTGGCAAAACGTAGTTAGGCGCAGTGCCTTCTTTATTCATCAATCTGAAATTTACACAAAATTTGATTTGGATTAGCAACAAGTGTTAAAGACTTCTGCTGAAAATCAATTTTATAGCTAATAATTGCTGGACGCTCCAGAAAACCCTTCTGGTAACTTTCTTGAAGATCATCGCCTTTCTTTGCATGCATATCGATAAGGGCCATATAATAATCTTTATCATTACCGTTCTTACTGTAACAACCATCAAAGGCTTCCGTATACCTTTGCAAATAGTGAGAGTCGATCTCGATCGAATCTGACACTTTGAAAATAGCCTGCTGTTCTATTCGTCCAACAGTTTCAGATAACCAGATGAATGATTTCTTCTGATTTTTCAAAAGAGATAATGAAAGATCATCCGTTATCATAGACCCATGCGTCTCTTCAAGTAAATCTGGGAGGCTTCCCGAGTATTCTAACCCTAGATACCGCTTAGCGGTTTTCTTCAATATACTATCCTTCGGCCAATGTCCGACATGGGCGTCAAATAAATATCCTTCAAAAGTCTTGTATTTTACGAAGACCCAATAGCCTTCATTATGATTGATCGTATCAAACGAGTCTTTCCTAACGATCCTTACTTCTTCTTCACTTGCTATCTTGGTAATAATTCTGCCATTTTGAGAAGCCTCTTCTCGTAAGAATACACCCGACTGAGGAATGACAAATTTTGCATCAGTCATACCGATCTTCTCTTTTGGTGAACAATTGATAAGAAGATAAAGCAAGAGAAATAGAATGATATTTTTGTTCATAGAATTTTAAGGCATTGCGCTTAACGACCAAGCCTTGACGACGTTTCGCGAGTGCGTAAGCACTTGGCGCGAGGCTTGCTATGCAAGACGAGTGACAAAGCGAAATGTGGCGTAGCCCGGAGCGAGAGTTGCGAAGCAAGCTCGAAGCGCAGCGTCAGAGGCGATAGTTAGGCGACGGCTCTGCAAGTAATACTGAAAAATCAAGCCACGGATGGCGTTATTAATTATTTATGAGCATAATGTTCAGTATATAAATCCAGAACCTTTTTAATCATAGTCTGATAAGGTACGCCAGATCTCTTAGATTCCTCTTTAAAGAACGAGATACTCTTTTTACTCAAGACTATAGTTACCCTGGAATTATCTTCTTTTAAAACGAGTTTATTCGGAGGAGGTAGAAAATCCTCAACAGTCTTAGAAGATCTAATTGAAGATGATATAGATGCTGGTGCATCAGTGTATTTTATTTTCTTTTTCATAAACTTTCTTACCTTGCCTCCAATAACCTGCCCCAAAAATTCTGATTTTACCAGTTCTAACAGTAAATCTTACCGTTGATACATGCGAATCAATGAGACCAAAGCAGTAATATCTTTTTTCGGAATCTGAAGAATGTGTAACATCTAAAGTAATAACCCTATTTGGATCCAAGAATGCTCTTTGAGCTTCAAAAAAATCAATTCCGTGTTTCCGTAGATTTTCCTCATTCTTTGCAGGATCCCATTCGAATTCCATCTACATATAAAAATAGACCGGAACAAATCCTTGTCAATACATATAATTATACATATTTTAGTGCACATTCCATGCAATTTAGAGTTCATATTAATAAAAGCGGGCAGGAGGCCCGCAAAGGTTGAAAAGAATATCATGCAGAGCTGTTCGCCTAACGACCAAGCCTTGCCGACGTTGGCGAGCTGAGCGGAACGGAGCGAAGACAGGCACGAGAATTGCTATGCAAGTCGAGTGACTGAGCCAATGTGCCGAAGGCCAAGCGAGAGTCGCGAAGCGAGCTCGAAGCGCAGCGGCAGAGGCGATAGTTATGCGCAGTTTCAATTCTACAATCTTACCATTTTTTGTAAGGATTTTTTTCTATTATTGCAGCTTGAATTTTATCCCGAGTATATTGCTTGAAATCTTCCTCTTTTTCTATGTTTTTAACAAACTCTTCTAAATCAAACAAAACTAGTAATGCATTTTTGGCTAATGCTTCTCTGCCTGCAATAATTGCTGAAGGGGCATATCCAGAAGCAGAAATAAAAATTCCATGAGCGTTTG comes from Leptospira johnsonii and encodes:
- a CDS encoding SH3 domain-containing protein, encoding MTDAKFVIPQSGVFLREEASQNGRIITKIASEEEVRIVRKDSFDTINHNEGYWVFVKYKTFEGYLFDAHVGHWPKDSILKKTAKRYLGLEYSGSLPDLLEETHGSMITDDLSLSLLKNQKKSFIWLSETVGRIEQQAIFKVSDSIEIDSHYLQRYTEAFDGCYSKNGNDKDYYMALIDMHAKKGDDLQESYQKGFLERPAIISYKIDFQQKSLTLVANPNQILCKFQIDE
- a CDS encoding BrnT family toxin — its product is MEFEWDPAKNEENLRKHGIDFFEAQRAFLDPNRVITLDVTHSSDSEKRYYCFGLIDSHVSTVRFTVRTGKIRIFGAGYWRQGKKVYEKENKIH